One Haloimpatiens massiliensis genomic region harbors:
- a CDS encoding type II toxin-antitoxin system PemK/MazF family toxin has translation MKIKRGQLVWVNFESGNGSCQKGKRPAVIVQNNTGNRFSTTTIVLPITSKNKNKMPVHTALSQEYNIAAKGNIIMAEQLTIIDKSQILNSGDMLSEHDMKEVERIILKQLSLKTNIA, from the coding sequence ATGAAAATTAAAAGAGGTCAATTAGTTTGGGTTAATTTTGAAAGTGGAAATGGTAGCTGCCAAAAGGGGAAAAGGCCGGCAGTTATTGTGCAAAACAATACTGGAAATAGATTTTCAACTACAACTATTGTGCTACCTATAACTAGTAAAAATAAGAATAAGATGCCTGTACATACAGCTTTATCCCAAGAATATAATATAGCTGCAAAAGGGAATATTATAATGGCTGAGCAGTTAACTATAATTGATAAGTCTCAAATTTTGAATTCTGGAGATATGCTTAGTGAACATGATATGAAAGAAGTAGAGCGTATTATCTTAAAACAGTTAAGTTTGAAAACTAATATAGCTTAA
- the thiC gene encoding phosphomethylpyrimidine synthase ThiC, producing MNYTTQMDAAKKGIITDQMKTVARKENMEVEKLRELIAEGKIVIPANKNHKALDAEGIGKGLKTKINVNLGISKDCCNVDLELEKAKKAIDMKAEAIMDLSCFGKTEEFRTKLIGMSTAIIGTVPMYDAVGFYDKELKDLSVEDLLRVIEKHAEDGVDFMTIHSGITRETAEIFKRNKRRMNIVSRGGSLLYAWMQLNSQENPFYEYFDKILDICEKYDVTLSLGDACRPGCIDDSTDPAQIMELMILGELTKRAWARNVQVMIEGPGHMALNEIEANVLLEKKLCYEAPFYVLGPIVTDIAPGYDHITSAIGGAIAAGAGVDFLCYVTPAEHLRLPNLEDMKEGIIATKIAAHAGDLAKGVKGARDWDNQMADVRQKLDWEGMFKLAIDDEKARKYRAESMPHDEHTCTMCGKMCAVRNMNKVLEGKNINVLREDD from the coding sequence ATGAATTATACAACTCAAATGGACGCTGCTAAGAAGGGCATAATAACAGATCAAATGAAAACTGTAGCTAGAAAAGAAAATATGGAGGTAGAAAAGTTAAGAGAATTAATTGCAGAAGGAAAAATAGTTATACCTGCTAACAAAAATCACAAAGCATTAGATGCGGAGGGCATAGGTAAAGGACTTAAGACTAAAATAAATGTAAACTTGGGAATATCTAAGGATTGCTGCAATGTGGATTTGGAATTAGAAAAGGCTAAGAAAGCAATAGATATGAAAGCTGAAGCTATAATGGATTTAAGTTGCTTTGGAAAGACAGAGGAATTTAGAACAAAATTAATAGGCATGTCTACAGCTATTATAGGAACAGTGCCTATGTATGATGCAGTAGGATTTTATGACAAAGAACTTAAGGATTTATCTGTAGAAGATCTTTTAAGAGTTATAGAAAAGCATGCTGAAGATGGTGTGGACTTTATGACTATACATTCAGGTATTACAAGGGAAACTGCTGAAATATTTAAGAGAAATAAAAGACGTATGAACATAGTTTCAAGAGGTGGATCTTTGTTATATGCATGGATGCAATTAAATTCACAAGAAAATCCATTCTATGAGTATTTCGATAAAATATTAGATATATGCGAAAAATATGATGTAACTCTAAGCCTAGGAGATGCTTGTCGTCCAGGATGTATAGATGATTCAACAGATCCAGCTCAAATAATGGAATTAATGATTTTAGGAGAGCTTACAAAAAGAGCTTGGGCTAGAAATGTACAAGTTATGATAGAGGGGCCAGGACATATGGCTTTAAATGAAATAGAGGCAAATGTTTTATTAGAAAAGAAATTATGTTATGAAGCGCCATTTTATGTACTAGGACCTATAGTTACAGATATAGCACCAGGCTATGATCATATAACTAGTGCTATAGGAGGAGCTATTGCAGCAGGAGCAGGAGTAGACTTTTTATGCTATGTAACACCAGCAGAACATTTAAGACTTCCAAATCTTGAGGATATGAAAGAGGGAATAATAGCAACTAAAATAGCAGCTCATGCTGGAGATTTAGCTAAAGGTGTAAAAGGAGCTAGAGATTGGGATAACCAAATGGCGGATGTAAGACAAAAGCTTGATTGGGAAGGAATGTTTAAATTAGCTATAGATGATGAAAAGGCAAGAAAATATAGAGCAGAATCTATGCCTCATGATGAACACACTTGTACAATGTGCGGAAAAATGTGTGCAGTAAGAAACATGAACAAGGTTTTAGAAGGTAAAAATATAAATGTTTTAAGAGAAGATGACTAG
- the purF gene encoding amidophosphoribosyltransferase, which produces MTGEDKFKEECGVFGIYAEDRDNIHMGLSIYAGLSSLQHRGEESCGVAYANANGTYMYKNVGRVSEVLNEKILNEIKGNVAIGHVRYSTCGKPSISSAQPFLDKVNSKSFAVVHNGNITNASEIRESLTGEYFKSNSDSEVIGKLIKANLHLGIEKTVTKLVEQLKGSYSVLILLDKELMILRDPMGIRPLCIGKLGESYIACSESCALNSLGAKFLRDVKPGELIIINEKGMKSTMVSNICKLCTCAFEYVYFSREDSIIDDIYVNAFRQETGKLLFREHPARCDVVIGIPDSAISYALGYSKEASIPYERAIVRNKYIGRTFIVDNNRENLLRLKFSVLKEKVYNKKVVVVDDSLVRGNTMKVIVKALRETGAKEVHIRIASPKIKYTCPYGINIKTSKELIENNFSGEEMKKYIGADSLEYLSFERFKSELKHNGGFCTGCFTGKYPEI; this is translated from the coding sequence ATGACTGGTGAGGACAAGTTTAAAGAAGAGTGTGGAGTTTTTGGAATATATGCAGAAGACAGAGACAATATACACATGGGCCTTTCAATTTATGCTGGTCTCTCATCACTTCAGCATCGAGGGGAAGAGAGCTGTGGAGTGGCATATGCTAATGCCAATGGAACTTATATGTACAAGAATGTAGGTAGGGTTTCAGAAGTATTAAATGAGAAAATTTTAAATGAAATAAAGGGCAATGTAGCCATTGGGCATGTAAGATACTCTACCTGCGGAAAGCCTAGTATTAGCAGTGCACAGCCGTTTTTAGACAAAGTAAATTCTAAAAGCTTTGCTGTAGTGCATAATGGAAATATAACAAATGCTAGTGAAATTAGAGAATCTTTAACTGGAGAATATTTTAAAAGCAATAGTGATTCAGAGGTTATAGGTAAATTAATAAAAGCAAATTTACATCTAGGTATAGAAAAAACTGTAACAAAGCTAGTGGAACAGCTTAAAGGGTCATATAGTGTATTAATACTACTAGATAAAGAGCTAATGATTTTAAGAGACCCTATGGGTATAAGACCTCTATGTATAGGAAAATTAGGAGAAAGCTACATAGCTTGTTCTGAGAGTTGTGCTTTAAATTCTTTAGGAGCAAAATTTTTAAGGGATGTAAAACCAGGAGAACTTATAATAATAAATGAAAAGGGAATGAAAAGTACAATGGTGTCTAATATCTGCAAATTGTGCACCTGTGCCTTTGAATATGTTTATTTTAGTAGAGAAGACAGTATTATAGATGACATATATGTAAATGCTTTTAGACAAGAAACAGGAAAATTGTTATTTAGGGAGCATCCAGCAAGGTGTGATGTGGTAATAGGAATACCAGATTCAGCAATTTCTTATGCCTTAGGATACTCAAAGGAAGCTTCTATTCCGTATGAGAGAGCTATTGTAAGAAATAAATATATAGGTAGAACTTTTATAGTAGATAATAATAGAGAAAATTTACTTAGACTAAAATTTAGTGTATTAAAAGAAAAAGTATACAATAAAAAAGTTGTTGTAGTGGATGATTCTCTAGTAAGAGGCAATACTATGAAGGTAATAGTAAAAGCCCTAAGAGAAACTGGTGCAAAAGAAGTTCATATACGCATAGCTTCCCCTAAAATCAAATATACTTGTCCCTATGGGATAAACATAAAAACTTCTAAAGAGTTAATAGAAAACAATTTTTCTGGAGAAGAAATGAAAAAGTACATAGGAGCAGATAGCCTTGAATATTTAAGTTTTGAAAGATTTAAAAGTGAACTTAAACATAATGGGGGATTTTGCACTGGATGTTTTACTGGGAAGTATCCGGAGATATAA
- a CDS encoding erythromycin esterase family protein, with amino-acid sequence MKKSKVIFGVTILTSLILIAIFSLSSKDMSEEKWLKKNSTSLDIKDNDDFSTFNILKEDLENNQVFLTGEYHKVNVNDDLDLKFLKYFKKEANIKYYLVETNYCNSIILNQYLKTGDKSCLDRLIKNSGYSQFINKQSYKKWEEIYKFNSKLSEKEKIKVIGIDINANPFEYFEYLNTITSKLEIPPEAQKTTMELNNDFENFKKDPYYSYLKLEESVLRVKNDIKENENLYKKFIKEDFKEFTYVLDNLYYNLHWLAMGGMNDDAMKYREKRMYENFNRLYSTLEKGKYYGHFGAFHVYQIGDNLASFMNNGNSPVKDKVLSTETIYENSETLMLKSNDDGEVEYEKIKINANKNLIDLIKPFKKSDLMMFRLSGKGSPFYKLKDYKYFQEGNEDTKKELEKAPLIRYFQYLVVVYNAKSIEPFKN; translated from the coding sequence ATGAAAAAATCTAAGGTTATATTTGGTGTGACTATATTAACAAGTTTAATTTTAATAGCTATCTTTAGTTTATCATCTAAAGATATGAGTGAAGAAAAGTGGTTAAAAAAGAATAGTACAAGTCTTGATATAAAAGATAATGATGATTTTTCTACTTTTAATATATTAAAAGAGGATTTAGAAAATAATCAAGTGTTTTTAACAGGTGAATACCATAAAGTAAATGTGAATGATGACTTAGACTTAAAATTTCTCAAATATTTTAAAAAAGAAGCGAACATAAAATACTATTTGGTGGAAACTAACTATTGTAATTCTATCATTCTAAATCAATATTTAAAAACTGGAGACAAGTCTTGTTTAGACAGGTTAATAAAGAATTCAGGATATTCCCAGTTTATTAATAAGCAGTCTTATAAGAAGTGGGAAGAAATATATAAATTCAATAGTAAGTTATCTGAAAAGGAAAAGATTAAAGTAATAGGTATAGATATAAATGCTAATCCATTTGAATACTTTGAATACTTGAATACAATTACTAGTAAATTAGAAATTCCACCAGAAGCTCAAAAAACTACTATGGAGCTTAATAATGATTTTGAAAATTTTAAAAAAGATCCATACTATTCATATTTAAAATTAGAGGAAAGTGTTTTAAGAGTAAAAAATGATATTAAGGAAAATGAAAATTTATATAAAAAATTTATTAAAGAAGACTTTAAGGAATTCACATATGTGCTTGATAATTTATATTACAACCTTCATTGGCTGGCAATGGGGGGAATGAATGATGATGCTATGAAGTATCGTGAAAAAAGAATGTATGAGAATTTTAATAGATTATATTCAACGCTAGAAAAAGGTAAATATTATGGTCATTTTGGAGCATTTCATGTATATCAAATAGGTGATAATTTAGCTAGCTTTATGAATAATGGAAATTCACCTGTGAAAGACAAGGTGTTATCTACTGAAACTATTTATGAAAATAGTGAAACATTAATGCTAAAAAGTAATGATGACGGTGAAGTTGAATATGAGAAAATAAAAATTAATGCTAATAAAAATTTAATTGATTTAATAAAACCTTTTAAGAAATCTGATTTAATGATGTTTAGATTATCGGGGAAAGGCTCTCCTTTTTATAAGTTAAAGGATTATAAGTATTTTCAAGAAGGGAATGAAGACACAAAAAAAGAGTTAGAAAAGGCACCATTGATAAGGTATTTTCAGTATCTTGTAGTGGTGTATAATGCTAAGTCAATTGAACCCTTTAAAAATTGA
- a CDS encoding DUF4230 domain-containing protein, with product MKKKNRFKTKLIILAILISTILGIYLGYRIFKKPSKGNKTWILPKINSSKKILTEDTILKSMRDKSELITLETSLQQKIVIDDSWGNFSLFKKVQNINFFGDGVYCVDLSKISNDDIKVDNKKREITIKTSKPYVKNITIDETKTEYETVEKGILRFGEIKLDPSEYGVMMNEAKLRMVNEIKKSETFNRAEENSKNAIINFLQGILKKQSFESYNVKVDFK from the coding sequence TTGAAAAAAAAGAATAGATTCAAAACTAAATTGATTATATTAGCTATATTGATTTCTACAATTTTAGGTATATATCTAGGGTATCGGATATTCAAGAAGCCATCAAAAGGAAATAAAACATGGATTCTTCCTAAAATAAATAGTTCTAAAAAAATATTAACTGAAGATACAATTCTAAAATCCATGAGAGATAAAAGTGAACTTATAACCCTAGAAACATCTCTTCAGCAAAAAATTGTTATTGATGACAGCTGGGGAAATTTTTCTTTATTTAAAAAAGTCCAAAACATAAATTTCTTTGGAGATGGAGTGTACTGTGTGGATCTTTCTAAAATAAGTAATGACGACATAAAAGTAGATAATAAAAAGAGAGAAATCACCATAAAGACATCTAAGCCTTATGTAAAAAATATAACCATAGATGAAACTAAAACTGAATATGAAACTGTAGAAAAAGGAATTCTCCGCTTTGGAGAAATAAAACTTGACCCGTCTGAATACGGCGTTATGATGAACGAAGCTAAACTTAGAATGGTTAACGAGATAAAAAAATCTGAAACCTTCAATAGAGCTGAAGAAAATTCTAAAAATGCTATAATTAACTTTTTACAGGGAATATTAAAGAAACAATCTTTTGAATCATATAATGTTAAGGTTGATTTTAAGTAA
- a CDS encoding MFS transporter — protein MEKKATNNKSTFIIIFFIFLLMIMNAISENIRGVLIPVFKSEFGVKDTNIGIFLFIGSLGYVIATFIGGLLCEKVGQKKVLSIGIITMIVSLGIFIKASIFEVLLLGMFIMNLGLAFTSIAVNTLIPVLLLSFQAILMNVTHFCYGLGASVGPKMAGDLINKGVSWRNIYLYMAVAFVILLVIFIFLKVPDVHKASQNKESGEVDKTLIFFYIIALGFYVCAEMGTGSWLINYIKNVYGYNEATSATYLSIFFGMLTLGRLLGGAVVEKFGYVNTMIKSLFIAFVIYTLALFMGEKGLILISISGLFFSIIFPTTVLTISKVFSKKVSAITGTVVTAASAINMVVSVVIGKLNDTIGYRYAFYLIPISLFISIIFMALIHIRTKDILCCRSDK, from the coding sequence ATGGAGAAAAAAGCAACAAATAATAAAAGTACATTCATAATAATATTTTTTATATTCTTACTTATGATTATGAATGCCATATCAGAAAATATAAGGGGTGTACTTATCCCTGTGTTTAAATCAGAATTTGGAGTTAAAGATACTAATATAGGAATTTTTCTTTTTATAGGTTCTTTAGGGTATGTTATTGCTACATTTATAGGAGGATTGCTTTGTGAAAAAGTAGGGCAAAAGAAGGTTTTATCAATAGGAATAATAACCATGATAGTTTCTTTAGGTATATTTATAAAAGCTAGTATATTTGAAGTTCTGTTATTAGGTATGTTTATAATGAATTTAGGTTTAGCTTTTACAAGCATAGCTGTAAATACATTAATTCCAGTGTTACTATTAAGTTTTCAAGCGATACTTATGAATGTAACACATTTTTGTTATGGCTTAGGAGCTAGCGTAGGGCCTAAAATGGCAGGAGATCTTATAAATAAAGGAGTTAGTTGGAGAAATATTTACTTATATATGGCAGTGGCATTTGTAATTTTATTAGTTATATTTATATTTTTGAAAGTTCCGGATGTACATAAGGCATCGCAAAATAAGGAAAGTGGAGAAGTGGATAAGACTTTAATATTTTTCTACATTATTGCATTAGGGTTTTATGTTTGTGCAGAGATGGGAACGGGTAGTTGGCTTATAAATTATATTAAAAACGTATATGGATATAATGAAGCAACCAGTGCTACATACCTTTCTATTTTCTTTGGAATGTTAACACTAGGAAGACTTTTAGGAGGAGCAGTGGTAGAGAAATTTGGATATGTAAATACGATGATAAAATCTCTATTTATAGCATTTGTAATATATACTTTAGCTCTTTTTATGGGGGAAAAGGGACTTATTTTAATATCAATTTCAGGATTATTTTTCTCTATAATTTTCCCTACTACAGTTTTAACCATAAGCAAGGTATTTTCAAAAAAAGTATCTGCCATAACTGGTACTGTGGTAACTGCAGCATCTGCAATAAATATGGTGGTTAGTGTAGTTATAGGAAAGCTTAATGATACCATAGGATATAGATATGCATTTTATTTAATACCTATAAGCTTATTTATATCAATAATCTTTATGGCACTTATACATATAAGAACAAAAGACATTTTATGTTGTAGGAGTGATAAGTAA
- a CDS encoding GNAT family N-acetyltransferase gives MEKGGVLLELVNGRDKEYIIKDAAGITIGRIFITELDKENKYCCFKLNFYRYSQRAYESLKNALSLMMISLFKKINIYKINVIVNEEVDLRAFINLGFKLEGILEDSIEENGERFSKLIFGIDYRSYESNIRRIPLKLQGKKISLKVLTPEDADEVLSYYVRNKNYLMPFEPSRDESFYSLEYQKRNLMESYKNYLNGVEIEFGIYEEEQFVGIIKVSNIIYGVFKNAFVGYSIDKEQQGKGYMKEALSLVVDYCFTEMGLHRLEASTLVDNGKSQSVLRACGFKELGLNKNYLFINGKWRDHISFYNVSK, from the coding sequence ATGGAAAAGGGCGGTGTACTTTTAGAACTAGTCAATGGAAGGGATAAGGAATATATAATAAAAGATGCAGCAGGAATAACAATAGGCAGGATTTTTATAACGGAATTGGATAAAGAAAATAAATATTGTTGTTTCAAGTTAAACTTTTATAGATATAGCCAAAGAGCATATGAGAGTTTAAAAAATGCTCTTAGTTTAATGATGATTTCACTGTTTAAAAAAATCAATATTTATAAAATAAATGTAATAGTAAACGAAGAAGTGGATTTAAGGGCTTTTATTAATTTAGGATTTAAATTAGAAGGAATATTGGAGGATAGTATTGAGGAGAACGGGGAAAGATTTTCAAAACTAATATTCGGAATAGATTATAGGTCTTATGAAAGTAATATAAGAAGAATACCTTTAAAACTTCAAGGTAAAAAGATAAGTTTGAAAGTTTTAACTCCAGAAGATGCAGATGAAGTATTAAGTTACTATGTAAGAAATAAGAATTATTTGATGCCATTTGAACCGTCTAGAGATGAAAGCTTTTATTCTTTAGAATATCAAAAAAGAAACCTTATGGAAAGTTATAAAAATTACCTGAATGGAGTAGAGATAGAATTTGGAATATATGAAGAAGAACAATTTGTAGGCATTATAAAAGTTTCAAATATTATATATGGAGTATTTAAAAATGCTTTTGTGGGATATTCTATTGATAAGGAGCAGCAAGGTAAGGGATATATGAAAGAAGCTTTGAGCTTGGTAGTAGACTACTGCTTTACGGAAATGGGACTGCATAGATTAGAGGCATCTACATTAGTTGACAATGGTAAATCTCAAAGTGTACTGCGAGCTTGTGGTTTTAAAGAATTGGGTTTGAATAAAAATTATCTTTTTATAAATGGAAAATGGAGAGACCATATAAGCTTTTACAATGTTAGTAAGTAA
- a CDS encoding MATE family efflux transporter, with protein sequence MGESKHTLESSKSIKELNENNLARDTFRLALPAIMEMVMQTLLGFADMAMVGSLGAAAIAAVGLSDMPMMTAMSIFAAVSVGTTALVARAIGAKKIKEAGEVAKQSLIMSVLMAIIFTTLALLLAQNIIILMGAEKEVIPISTNYFKITSLGLPMMIITMIMSGVLRGSGDTKTPMYINGGCNILNIIGNFFLIYQTRDVSFNLPLVGKSIDITIPGAGLGVAGAGISTTISRVIGGCIILYLVFSSRVLVKIDLKDKLKVNLRIIKRIFNIGIPAAIEQFFMRFGQLLFARIVASLGTVVYASHRITLTAESLSFNAGFGFALAATTLVGQYLGAKKPDIAKKSGFMSVKMGALFMSTVGIFFFLFPDIFLKLFTRDPAIIGNARWCLRIVAISQPFLAGCMGFAGGLRGAGDTRSVLVITVLGIWGVRLTLAYVFAIVLGYGLVGAWIAMTIDLIFRGTLLFFRFRSGKWQRVKV encoded by the coding sequence ATGGGAGAATCTAAACATACTTTGGAAAGTTCAAAATCAATTAAAGAATTAAATGAAAACAATCTAGCTAGGGATACATTTAGATTAGCATTACCAGCCATAATGGAAATGGTTATGCAGACTTTGTTGGGCTTTGCGGATATGGCTATGGTAGGAAGTCTTGGTGCTGCAGCTATTGCGGCAGTAGGGCTTAGTGATATGCCTATGATGACTGCTATGTCTATATTTGCAGCAGTGAGTGTAGGTACTACTGCTCTAGTGGCAAGAGCTATTGGAGCTAAAAAGATTAAGGAAGCCGGTGAAGTGGCCAAGCAGTCTTTAATAATGAGTGTTTTAATGGCCATTATTTTTACAACTTTAGCGCTGCTTCTAGCCCAAAATATAATAATACTAATGGGAGCAGAGAAGGAAGTAATACCTATATCAACTAACTACTTTAAGATAACAAGTTTAGGTCTTCCAATGATGATAATAACTATGATAATGTCAGGAGTTTTGAGAGGAAGTGGGGATACCAAGACTCCAATGTACATAAATGGTGGATGCAACATATTAAATATAATAGGAAACTTCTTTTTAATATATCAAACAAGAGACGTTTCTTTTAATTTGCCATTAGTAGGTAAAAGTATAGATATCACAATACCTGGTGCAGGACTTGGTGTTGCAGGAGCAGGTATTTCAACAACTATCTCCAGAGTAATTGGAGGATGTATTATTTTATATTTAGTATTTAGTAGTAGAGTTTTAGTGAAGATAGATTTAAAGGATAAGTTAAAAGTAAATTTAAGAATAATAAAAAGAATATTTAACATAGGAATACCTGCAGCTATAGAACAATTTTTCATGCGATTTGGGCAATTACTTTTTGCTAGAATAGTAGCTAGTTTAGGTACAGTAGTTTATGCATCACATAGAATAACATTAACAGCAGAATCGCTTTCATTTAACGCTGGTTTTGGATTTGCTTTAGCAGCAACTACTTTGGTAGGACAATATTTAGGAGCTAAGAAACCAGATATAGCTAAAAAGAGTGGCTTTATGTCAGTAAAAATGGGTGCTCTTTTTATGAGTACAGTGGGAATCTTCTTTTTTTTATTTCCAGATATATTCTTAAAACTTTTCACAAGGGATCCTGCAATAATAGGAAATGCTCGTTGGTGTCTCAGAATAGTTGCAATTTCTCAACCATTTTTAGCGGGTTGTATGGGATTTGCAGGGGGATTACGTGGAGCTGGGGATACCAGAAGTGTTTTAGTTATAACAGTTTTAGGAATTTGGGGCGTGAGATTAACACTAGCTTATGTTTTTGCCATAGTTTTGGGATACGGACTAGTAGGAGCATGGATTGCTATGACTATAGACTTGATATTTAGAGGTACTCTTTTATTTTTTAGGTTTAGAAGTGGAAAGTGGCAAAGGGTAAAGGTGTAA
- a CDS encoding YbjQ family protein, with translation MILVNTDYITGKTLSMIGMVKGSTVRSKHAGKDIMSGLKTLVGGEITSYTEMMNEARAIATKRMVEEAEGLGADAIVNIRYASSAIMQGAAEVIAYGTAVKFVD, from the coding sequence ATGATATTAGTAAATACTGATTATATTACTGGAAAAACTTTAAGCATGATAGGTATGGTAAAAGGGTCTACAGTAAGATCAAAACATGCTGGAAAAGATATTATGAGCGGTTTAAAAACTTTAGTTGGGGGAGAAATAACTTCATACACAGAAATGATGAACGAAGCAAGAGCAATAGCTACAAAGAGAATGGTAGAAGAAGCAGAAGGTTTGGGTGCAGATGCTATTGTAAATATAAGATACGCTAGTAGTGCAATAATGCAAGGGGCTGCGGAAGTTATAGCTTACGGCACAGCAGTTAAATTCGTAGATTAG
- a CDS encoding N-acetylmuramoyl-L-alanine amidase family protein, with amino-acid sequence MNIFIKKLSTILCVLFISTFLFSCNKKNPNINTAVNTPTSKPKTTTSTAKTKNIAVKKSITVKQLPTEKPKILDKNSENTTQNKSDKATTTSNNKPSTKASTKSLSKTIVIDPGHADRSNLEKEKLSPNSNVLKIKDGGGAQGIVTKTPEYKINMLVAKLLKKELESKGYKVILTKTSHSESLGNIDRAEIGNRNHADLVIRIHADSAENSSANGASMLVPAAVGYAKNICNISQKYGSTILNQLTKEVGIKNRGISIRDDMTGFNWSKVPVVLVEMGFLSNSKEDKLLNSTEYQAKIATALANGICQSVK; translated from the coding sequence ATGAATATTTTTATAAAAAAACTATCTACTATTTTGTGTGTATTATTTATAAGTACATTTCTTTTTTCTTGCAATAAAAAAAACCCAAATATAAATACTGCTGTAAATACTCCTACAAGCAAACCTAAAACTACTACGTCAACGGCAAAAACTAAAAATATTGCTGTAAAAAAATCCATTACAGTTAAGCAGCTCCCTACTGAAAAGCCAAAAATATTAGATAAAAACTCTGAGAACACCACCCAAAATAAATCAGATAAAGCTACAACCACCAGTAATAATAAACCATCGACAAAAGCTTCTACAAAATCCTTATCAAAAACAATAGTTATTGATCCAGGGCATGCAGATAGAAGTAACTTAGAAAAAGAGAAGTTATCTCCTAATTCCAATGTACTTAAAATAAAAGATGGTGGTGGAGCCCAGGGAATTGTAACTAAAACTCCTGAATATAAAATAAACATGCTCGTGGCTAAATTATTAAAAAAGGAATTGGAATCAAAAGGTTACAAAGTTATACTTACAAAAACAAGTCATTCAGAGTCTCTAGGCAATATAGATAGGGCAGAGATAGGAAACCGAAACCATGCAGATCTAGTTATAAGAATTCATGCAGATTCTGCAGAAAATTCTTCAGCAAATGGAGCTTCCATGCTTGTACCAGCTGCTGTGGGGTATGCCAAAAATATATGTAATATAAGTCAAAAGTATGGTAGTACCATATTAAATCAGTTAACAAAAGAAGTAGGTATTAAAAATAGAGGTATAAGTATAAGAGATGATATGACAGGATTTAATTGGTCAAAGGTTCCAGTAGTTCTAGTGGAAATGGGCTTTTTATCCAATTCCAAAGAAGATAAACTTCTTAATTCAACGGAATATCAAGCTAAAATAGCCACTGCTTTAGCTAATGGAATATGTCAAAGTGTAAAATAA
- the tsaA gene encoding tRNA (N6-threonylcarbamoyladenosine(37)-N6)-methyltransferase TrmO translates to MEDVKFNPIGYVESPFKELKDIPSESIYAKDKKAIIHIKEEYRQGLKDLDKLTHIIVLFHFNKSREFELITQTPWSDEKKGVFSTRSPRRPNAIGMSIVKILEVVENKITIEGVDMLDSTPVLDIKPYNEKLNP, encoded by the coding sequence ATGGAAGATGTAAAATTTAATCCTATTGGATATGTAGAATCACCTTTTAAGGAATTAAAAGATATTCCATCTGAAAGTATTTATGCTAAAGATAAAAAAGCAATTATACATATAAAAGAGGAGTATAGGCAGGGTTTAAAAGATTTAGACAAACTAACACATATAATAGTTTTGTTCCATTTTAATAAGTCCAGGGAGTTTGAGCTTATAACTCAAACTCCTTGGAGTGATGAAAAAAAAGGGGTTTTTTCTACGAGGTCACCTAGAAGGCCTAACGCTATAGGCATGTCTATAGTGAAAATATTGGAAGTAGTTGAAAATAAAATAACAATTGAAGGGGTGGATATGTTAGATAGTACCCCTGTTCTAGATATAAAACCCTACAATGAAAAATTAAATCCTTAA